One Cyprinus carpio isolate SPL01 chromosome B25, ASM1834038v1, whole genome shotgun sequence genomic region harbors:
- the LOC109051693 gene encoding Krueppel-like factor 13 yields the protein MDHFAAECLVSMSSQAIVHGPKGNREIKPETAAAQRNGEETKEPLKDNSSLFVVARILADFNQQTPTNFAEQAKIKEESTPPTATLTRDDGNSATPTTITGDSALKQRSKRFRGRIEQEPPQKKHKCHYSGCEKVYGKSSHLKAHLRTHTGERPFPCTWPDCSKKFARSDELARHYRTHTGEKKFGCPLCDKRFMRSDHLMKHARRHSDFQPAMLKRQHGGGNATVSSSTRPGSLSDYSRSDASSPTLSPTLSPANSP from the exons ATGGATCACTTCGCAGCAGAGTGCCTTGTGTCAATGTCCAGCCAAGCAATTGTCCACGGTCCAAAGGGGAATAGAGAGATCAAGCCCGAAACTGCGGCTGCACAGAGGAATGGAGAAGAAACCAAGGAGCCTTTAAAAGACAACTCATCTCTTTTTGTGGTGGCGAGAATTTTGGCGGATTTTAATCAACAGACCCCCACCAATTTTGCCGAGCAGGCAAAAATAAAGGAGGAGAGCACGCCACCAACAGCAACCCTAACCAGAGATGATGGGAACTCTGCCACACCTACCACCATCACCGGCGACTCTGCTCTTAAACAAAGAAGCAAACGATTCAGGGGTCGAATTGAGCAAGAACCCCCACAGAAAAAGCACAAATGCCACTATTCAGGGTGTGAAAAAGTTTATGGCAAATCGTCCCATCTCAAAGCCCACCTAAGGACACATACAG GAGAGCGCCCCTTTCCCTGCACCTGGCCTGACTGCAGTAAGAAGTTCGCTCGCTCTGATGAGCTGGCACGGCACTATCGCACCCACACGGGCGAGAAAAAGTTCGGCTGCCCCCTGTGCGACAAGCGATTCATGCGGAGCGACCACCTGATGAAACACGCACGGCGTCACTCCGACTTCCAGCCGGCCATGCTGAAGAGGCAGCACGGCGGTGGCAATGCCACCGTCTCAAGCAGCACGCGCCCTGGCTCCCTCAGCGATTACAGTCGATCCGACGCCTCAAGCCCCACCCTCAGCCCCACCCTCAGCCCCGCCAACTCGCCTTAA